A stretch of DNA from Methanobrevibacter millerae:
CCTTTTGGACTCTTTTTGTAGTTTGCAATACGTTCTCTTTTTATTCCGAGTTGGGTGGCTTCGGAATATGAGTCGATGTCTGATCCAAGGAAAACAAACTCCCAGTTGTGGTTTGAAATCATGTTTTTGATTTGAGGTTTCGTGAATTCCCTGGAGGAGTTTTCGTAACCGTCTGTTGTTATTACAAAAAGCACCTTTCCGCTGACTTCCTTCTGCATGGTGAGGATTGTCCTTCCGATTGCATCAAGAAGTGCAGTTGATCCCCTTACATGGTATTCGTTTTCGGTTAATTCTTCAACGTCCCAGATGCTTTTTCTCCTGTAGAGCACATTATATCCGTGGTCAAAAAGCACTGTGGTTACCCTGGCATTGATTTCATCCTTTTTGTACTGCCTGATTAGAGAGTTGAATCCTCCGATTGTGTCCTTTTCGGATCCGTACATTGAACCGCTTCTGTCAAGCAAAAATATTATATCCATTTCATTTTCAACCATCATAATATCACCGTTTATATGTTGTGTATAAGTTATTAGTAAATACTAGTATATATAAGTTGTGTTTATTGTTAAGGTGAAACTAAAAATAAGAAAAATATTTATATAGGACAAGTATATATTAATAAACAGTGATTGATATTTAGGAATACCTAAAAAAATATCACTATGAATTATTCTAAAATACAATCTCGATTTGAATTAGAATTTCGGTTCTAATTCAAAACCCCCAAGAAAAAACCTATCCACCAAAGATTATTGAAGGCGTTTAACTGCCAAAAACGCCTATTTTTTTAATTCAGCTTCTTTTGAACCTTTTCGCTTTCAAGTTCCCTTAAGGCATTTTTCGCAATCCATCTGGCAGATTTTGAATCGTACTCTAAAATCTCATTAGATAGTTCAATTGCTTTTTGATTTAAATGAATGTTCTTTTTTCCGATACTTCGAATTGCCCAATTCACTGACTTTTTAACGAAATTCCTCTCGTCAAAGGAGGCTTTTCCGATTAGCGAGAAGAACCCTTCAAAATAAGAATCATCCGAAGTCTTGTCATGAACCGCAATTACCGCAATCAGGCTGAAGGCAGTCCTTTTAACGAATTCCTTTTCTGATTCAGCCCAAATTGGAATCCTTTCAATTGCTGAAGGCATTTCAACAAGCAGGTTAATGCATGCCTGGTCGCACAAATCCCATGTATCGAAATCGTTTACCCAAGCTTCAAGCTGGGCTTTATCTACCTTATCGGATTCTTCAATCAATGTGGCAAGAAGCCTTGATTCGTGATAGCCATGATTCCATAATTTTAAGGCCAGCTCATGATCTTTGCCTATTTCTTTAGCAAATTTTCTTAAAACAGGCATTCTGATGCCGTATTTTTTATCGGAGCCTACCTTTAATCGATTCATAGTCTTGAGATTATCCTCATCGACATTTGATTCAAAGAATTCTATAATGTCAGCTAATTCCATAGTGTCATCTCTTGAAGTAATCCTGAGTTAACCTACAATTACTTAGGCATTTGCTGCATCCCAAGCCTGCCTTGAACTGATCAATTATATACTCACTGCATACGTCAATGTCTATAATGTCGCTTCTCTCAAGCCTTGAATTCCATTTCGTCGGGTTTATGGCATCAACGGGACAGGCTTTCTGGCATTCCTCGCAGTCATCGCAGAATGAATCCGTTATGGGGCTGTCCACTTCCAAAGGCATGTCGGTAAGTATTGCTGAAAGGGCAACGGCAGATCCGTACTCCTCGCATACAAATAGAGCCGACCTTCCAATCCATCCGAGACCTGATGATGTGGCCAGTGTCTTATAGGGAATTTTAGACAACAGCTTTTCCATATCGCACTCGTTTCTTTTCATGGTCATGGCAAAGGCGTTATGGCCGTTATCCTTAATCAGTTGCTCTGCCTCAAGTGCGATTCTGGTCAATTCATCAACCTCTGAGTGGAATATTTTCCAGTAGGCCCTGAATTCGTCTTCCATTAATAGCTCAATGGCCTTTCGGGGAAGCTTTCTTACCAGAGAAACAGCATAGGGAAGGCTTTCAAATTCGCTTACTTTTACTGCAGTATATCCGACTTTGGAAATTCCCTCTTTGATTAAATACTGCCTTAAAACATCTCCATCAAACATTATTTAATAGTTATATCACAGTTATATTTAAATACTTTGAAAGACTACCTTAATATAACAATAGTTATTTTTTCTTGTTCTCTTGAATGAAAATTTTTAGGTATTCCTAAAAAAAAACGAAACATTTATATACTACTTCTTACAACATTATTAAATAGTGATGTAAAGAAAGGTGCAAACCTAAAACACATTGCTTAAAACATTATTAGTCAAAAACTAATACAATCTCCAAAATTAAATTGTTTGAATTAGTTTTCTCACAATTTTCTAATTCAAACCAAAAATCTAGAAAAAATTTCTATCTGCCAAAAGAATTTTTTCCGCATAAGTCAATAAAGGCGTTTAAACTGCCATTAAGCGCCTTATATTATCTCTATTTTTAAAAAATTAAAAAAAAAAGTAAAAAAAAAGATCAAAATCTATTTATAGTTTTGAGCTCTTTCTTCGAAATGTGCTTTAGGGAATCCGCAGACAGGACATTTTTCAGGTGCGTTAGGACCTTTGAAAATGAATCCGCAGTTTTCACATTTCCATTCGATTGCTTCTTCTTTTGCAAATACAGTTTCGTTTTCTACGTTAGCGAGTAATGTTCTGTATCTTTCTTCATGTTCTTTTTCGATTGCGCCGACTTTTTCAAATAAGAAAGCGATTTTTGGGAATCCTTCTTCTTTGGCGGTTTCAGCGAATTCTTTGTACATTGAAGTCCATTCTTCGTTTTCACCGTCAGCAGCAGCGTTTAAGTTTTCGATAGTGTCAGGGATTTCTTCATCGTGCAAAATTTTATACCAGATTTTTGCATGTTCCCTTTCGTTTTTGGAAGTTTCCATGAAAATATCGTGGATTTGTACGTATCCTTCTTCTTTTGCCTTAGCGGCAAAGTATTGGTATTTTGTGTGAGCCTGGGACTCACCTGCAAAAGCAGCTTGTAAATTTTCTTCAGTTTTTGTACCTTTTAAATCAGTCATATATAACATCTCCAATTATTATATTTAAAAAATATTATATAAAAAAATAGTGTTTTTTAGCTGTACAAAAATAATATATAATTAAAAAACATACAGTTAAACAATTGACCATAATGGAGGTTAATTTATGACAATATATGACTTTGAAGTTAAAGATTCTGAAGGAAATATGAAATCCCTCAGTGAATATGAGGGAATGGTTATACTCATAGTCAATTCAGCCACAAAATGCGGTTTCACGCCGCAATACACTGAATTAAACGAAATCTATAACGAATTCCATGATGAAGGATTTACCATTCTGGATTTCCCATGCAACCAGTTCGGAAAACAGGCCCCTGGAACGACCGAGGAAATAAAAGAAGTATGCCGCAGCAAATGGCTGGTTCCATATGAAATATTCGACAAGATTGACGTCAATGGGGAAAATGCTGATCCCCTGTTTGAATATCTGAAAAAAGAACAGCCTTTCACAGACATTACCGGAAAGGGTGCAACCAAACTGAAACTGGTTTTGAAGGCCGTTGACAGGCACTACAAGGACAATGACGACATCAAATGGAACTTCACCAAGTTCCTGGTTGACCGTGAAGGCAACGTGGTTCAAAGGTTTGAGCCTACAGAAGATTTACAAGACGTAAAGGCAAAAATCAAGGAATTGCTATAGCGATTCCTTTACATTATTTTTTTGAAGAATATTATGACTCCCGAAAGCAAAATTGAAGCCGTCAAGGATATGCTGAAAGACAAAAAAGTAGCCATAGGATTTTCAGGCGGAGCCGATTCAACGCTAATGGCCTATTTATCTTCTGAAGTTGCAGCAGACACTTTAGCGGTTACCATAGACAATCATCTGATGCCGACAGGCTTCATTGAACATACAAGAAAGACTGCAGAATCATTCGGAATAAGGCATGAGGTAATTGACATCAACTTTTATGAGGATGAGTATTTCCTTTCAAACGATTCTAAAAGATGCTTTACCTGCAGGAAGCTCATGTATACTAAAATTAAGGAATTTGCCTTGAAAAACTGTTTTGACTTTATCTGCGACGGAAACAACATCAGCGACCTGGTTGCTGACCGTCCGGGAATTCTCATAACCTATGAAATGGGATTTAATACTCCTTTCATTGATGCAAGGCTCACTTCAAAAGAAATCCATCAGTACTTAAATGAAAATAACGTAAGCTATTCAAGGTCAACCACATGCCTTGCAACAAGGATTGCCACAAACACAAAAACGACTAAAGAAAAAATCGATAAAATCAGCTCATGCGAAGACTACATTCTGGCAAACACATCATGTGAAATAGTGAAAGTGAGGGATTTGGGAGAGCTTGCCCTACTTGAAGTGGATGATGTTAATGAAATTATTAGAAACGATAAATTTAATGACATTAACGATGCATTAAAAGGCCAAGGGTTTAAAAAAGTCGCACTAAATTTAACGTCAATTGACGATGACGAATACATTAAACTGGATTATAATGACGGGTCATTTTCATACCAGCTGCCTTTCGGCATAAACCTTGAAAACACCAAAAAACAATTAACTGACATCATTAATGAAAATGAAGAAAAAATCGAACTTGAAAACATCAAAATACATAAAGGCGGACTGATTGAAGGACATGATTTAAAAAGCTATGACGAAGCTTTAAACAGATTCATGGACGCATTATCCAAATTAAGAAGGGAAGTCTAGTCCTGCTTAAAGTCATCAATCACAATCGTCATCAGCTCATCATCACTTATATCGATATCGCAGGACAATCTGTTGGCCTGTGCGGTCAATACCCTTTCAAAGATGTTTCTTATTTCACGGGCGTTTGCGAAATTGTCGCCTCTCGTTTCGTAGAGGTCCTCGCACAATCCTTTCAGATACTTATCGGCCGTATCGTCAAGCTTAAGGCTTGAATTTTCGCACATGCTTAAAAATATTCCGTGAAGCTCTTCGGGGTTGTAGTCCTCAAAGAAGATGTACTTGTTGAATCTGGATTCAAGGCCAGGATTTGAGTGTATGAAATTATCCATAAGCCCCGGATAGCCGGCAACGATAACGATCAAATCGTCCCTGTGGTCTTCCATCGCCTTAAGGATGGTGTCAATGGCTTCCTGACCGTATGCGTCATCCTGGCGCTTTGGAGCCAATGCATAAGCCTCATCAATGAATAGTATTCCGCCCATTGCGCTTTGAATGACTTCCTGGGTCTTTATGGCAGTCTGTCCGAGATATCCTCCCACAAGACCGCTTCTGTCGGTTTCAATGAGGTGGCCTTTAGACAATATCCCGAGTTCCGCATAGATTTTTGAAAGAAGCCTTGCAACGGTTGTCTTTCCCGTTCCGGGATTACCTGAAAAGACAAGATGCAGTGACATTGGAGGCTGGCTGATTCCGCGCTCCTCACGAATCTTTCTGATTTTAACAAGGTTAATTAATGAATTCACTTCCTTTTTGACGGCTTCAAGGCCTACCAATCCGTTTAATTCATCAAGCAGATCATCAAGGCTTTCCTTTTCCGGTGGCTCTTCTGATTTTTGAAAAACGCCGTCTGAAATCTGAACGACATTGTTCTGGTCCATCAGAATGGCTGCAACAACATCGGGCCTTTTCTGTGAGAGCTCCTTGTAGAAATCCACATATTTCTCATCGCCGTCAATGGCATATCCAATCCACTGCTTTGCGGAAGCTATGAGGTTTTCATGCAAATCACTGATGCTTTTGCAGTTAATGAGCATATCAAGCACCTTTTCGATTTCATCGTCGTCTGCATCAACCTTATAATTGCCGCTTGGAAAATCACGCTTGAATGTGATGATGTTTTCAGAGAGGTTATCCATATATGCGCTTAAAATCCTTTCGCAGTCATAATCCGTGTCATTGTCGCATTTGAAATATTCGTTGCCCGTATTCCTGTAAATTTCAAAGAGTTTGGATGTGTAGCCTTTAAGGTTCTTCTTTTCAAGAAATTCCTTGTGAAAGAGGTCATTTTCAATAAATATCTTAAACGGAATCGGAAACTCCTTGATGTAGTCAATATAATATAATTTATAGAGATTAAAATTCAGGACTTCCAAATCCTCATCAAGCTCGAGAACGTCATCGATGAAAATCAGCTTGTTTTCTGTAAATACGTTTGCCTGAACCGCAATATAATAGAGAAATTCGGACATGTTTGATTTAAGCAGACTCTTCAGGCATCCTCCCCTTTCCTTGAAATCGGCAAGAATGGGGGTGACTTCCTTATCGTACTCGCCACGGTTATCTATGAGGTCGCAGTATTCAAACAGTTCCTTAAGGTCTTGCCTTAGGCTGATCAATGATTCTGATTCTTCGATTTCCTCAAAGGAATCGCATGAACAGAAGGGGCATTTTTGAGCGTCAGCTTCAACCTTGCGCTGACAGTTTTTACAGAGTTTCCATTTTGCGGGCAAATTAACACATCTCCTACGTACTGTTAATATGTTACTAAAACATTGTTAAAATAATTATCTGAAATAACAAAAATATAAGAAAATTAAAAAAATAGATTTATATCTGAACAATGACATAACTTTCAATATGGAAAGGCAAAGCAAGATTATCAAAACTAGCGTTATAGGCATTATTGTAAACCTGATACTGGTTGCATTCAAGGCTACAGTCGGAATTCTTGTAAACTCAATAGCTATTACCCTGGATGCCGTAAACAACCTTACCGATGCCCTGTCTTCAATAATAACAATTATCGGTACAAAATTAGCGGGCAAGGCACCGGACAAGGAGCACCCTTACGGCTACGGAAGGATAGAGTATTTCTCATCTGTAATCATTGCAGTTATCGTACTGTGGGCGGGAATCACCGCTTTGCAGGAATCCTGGCCGAAGATATTTACACCAGACGTAACCAGCTATACGACGGTCTCATTAATAATAATTGCCGTGGCAGTTGCCGTCAAGTTCGTATTGGGCAGATACGTTAAAGGCGTCGGCGAGGAAATCAATTCACAGGCACTTGTCGCATCGGGAAGCGACGCTTTTTTTGACGCGATACTTTCGCTTTCAACGCTTATTGCAGCAATCGTCTCCATTTTTTATAACATTCATCTGGAGGGGATTTTAGGAGTCATCATATCCTTTGTTATCATCAAGGCAAGTATCGACATGCTTAAAGAGACTCTGGACAGCATGATCGGTGCAAGGGTTGACTCTGAACTTTCACAAAAGATTAAAAAGTCAATAGAAGAGGTTGACGGAGTTTACGGAGCGTATGACTTGAGCCTGCACAATTACGGGCCTGAAGACATGCAGGGATCTGTTCACGTTGAAGTGGATGACGACCTGACCGCCCGTGAAATACACAAATTAACCCGTGAAATCACATTTAAAATCTACAAAGAGTTTTCAATAGCTTTAACCGTTGGAATATATGCTAGAAATGATAAGTATGATTATATCAGAAAGGATCTGGACGAAATAGTTTCTCAATACGAAGAGGTCCTGCAGATTCACGGCTTCTACGTATATGAGGACGAAAAGCTTGTAAGCTTTGACATTATCGTTGACTTTGACGCTGACAGAAAGAGAGTGAAGGATGAAATCCTTGAAAAAATCAGACAAATGCATCCCGAATTTAATTACATCATTATCGATGACTATGACGTAAGCGACTAAAAAAATATTTTACATTAGAAACGTACGTTTAATTTAACATTTATATGCTTTATAAGTAAACTTCCTTAAAACTCTTTAAATAGAAAATAAAGGATTTTTAAAAGAATAAGTTATAAGTGATTAGTTGCGTTTCAAGTGTAAAATTCAAGATTGAAAAAATGTATTAAATATGCCTTATAAATACTAATAACATAGAAAGATTTAAGGAAAAATTATCATGAATATTTTAATAATAGGTTCCGGTTCGGTGGGAATCGGACTTGGAACGTCACTTCTATCACAAAACGCAAACGTATCATTTCTTGCAAGCGAAAAAACCGCAGAGGCAATGAGAAAAAACGGAGTTGAAAGAACAGGACTTTTCAAGCACTACTCTTTCAAACCTGAAGACTTTACCGTATATGACTCATACACACAGATTAAAGAAAATAGCTTTGACTTTGTTCTTGTTTCAAGCAAAACGACCGCAAACGATGACATCAGCCGAAAGCTTGACGAAAACAGGCATATCCTGAAGGATAACTTCACCATATTAATATGCCAGAACGGATTCGGAAACGACGAGCCGTTTTTAAGATTTTTCAAGACCTCCGAAGTCTACTGCGCAAGAATCATAACGGGCTTTACCCGCCCCAAAAGAAACGTAAGCGAAGTTACGGTATACACCGAACCGATTCTTCTGGGAACGCTTCAAAACGAGGACATTAATCATTTACAGCCGATAGCAGACATGATAACCGCATCCGGAATCAACTGTGAATTGACGCAAGATCTGGATAAATACCTGTGGGCAAAGATGCTTTACAACTGCACGTTAAACCCCCTGGGAGCTATATTGGACGTCACCTACGGCAAGCTAACCGAAAACGAATACTCAAAGGCATTAATGGACAGTATTATCGAAGAGATATTCAGCGTCATCGAGGCCTCTCCGTACACCACGTTATGGGACTCAGCCGATGACTATAAAAAAGTTTTCTACTCAAAACTGGTTCCCGATACCTACAATCACTATTCATCAACCCATCAGGACATAAAAAGAAAAATAAGAAC
This window harbors:
- a CDS encoding vWA domain-containing protein — protein: MMVENEMDIIFLLDRSGSMYGSEKDTIGGFNSLIRQYKKDEINARVTTVLFDHGYNVLYRRKSIWDVEELTENEYHVRGSTALLDAIGRTILTMQKEVSGKVLFVITTDGYENSSREFTKPQIKNMISNHNWEFVFLGSDIDSYSEATQLGIKRERIANYKKSPKGIKNMYDSVKDLSLCVYENREIDEKWKENLEG
- a CDS encoding DNA alkylation repair protein: MELADIIEFFESNVDEDNLKTMNRLKVGSDKKYGIRMPVLRKFAKEIGKDHELALKLWNHGYHESRLLATLIEESDKVDKAQLEAWVNDFDTWDLCDQACINLLVEMPSAIERIPIWAESEKEFVKRTAFSLIAVIAVHDKTSDDSYFEGFFSLIGKASFDERNFVKKSVNWAIRSIGKKNIHLNQKAIELSNEILEYDSKSARWIAKNALRELESEKVQKKLN
- a CDS encoding epoxyqueuosine reductase — its product is MFDGDVLRQYLIKEGISKVGYTAVKVSEFESLPYAVSLVRKLPRKAIELLMEDEFRAYWKIFHSEVDELTRIALEAEQLIKDNGHNAFAMTMKRNECDMEKLLSKIPYKTLATSSGLGWIGRSALFVCEEYGSAVALSAILTDMPLEVDSPITDSFCDDCEECQKACPVDAINPTKWNSRLERSDIIDIDVCSEYIIDQFKAGLGCSKCLSNCRLTQDYFKR
- the rbr gene encoding rubrerythrin, whose amino-acid sequence is MTDLKGTKTEENLQAAFAGESQAHTKYQYFAAKAKEEGYVQIHDIFMETSKNEREHAKIWYKILHDEEIPDTIENLNAAADGENEEWTSMYKEFAETAKEEGFPKIAFLFEKVGAIEKEHEERYRTLLANVENETVFAKEEAIEWKCENCGFIFKGPNAPEKCPVCGFPKAHFEERAQNYK
- a CDS encoding glutathione peroxidase, yielding MTIYDFEVKDSEGNMKSLSEYEGMVILIVNSATKCGFTPQYTELNEIYNEFHDEGFTILDFPCNQFGKQAPGTTEEIKEVCRSKWLVPYEIFDKIDVNGENADPLFEYLKKEQPFTDITGKGATKLKLVLKAVDRHYKDNDDIKWNFTKFLVDREGNVVQRFEPTEDLQDVKAKIKELL
- a CDS encoding TIGR00268 family protein, with product MTPESKIEAVKDMLKDKKVAIGFSGGADSTLMAYLSSEVAADTLAVTIDNHLMPTGFIEHTRKTAESFGIRHEVIDINFYEDEYFLSNDSKRCFTCRKLMYTKIKEFALKNCFDFICDGNNISDLVADRPGILITYEMGFNTPFIDARLTSKEIHQYLNENNVSYSRSTTCLATRIATNTKTTKEKIDKISSCEDYILANTSCEIVKVRDLGELALLEVDDVNEIIRNDKFNDINDALKGQGFKKVALNLTSIDDDEYIKLDYNDGSFSYQLPFGINLENTKKQLTDIINENEEKIELENIKIHKGGLIEGHDLKSYDEALNRFMDALSKLRREV
- a CDS encoding AAA family ATPase produces the protein MPAKWKLCKNCQRKVEADAQKCPFCSCDSFEEIEESESLISLRQDLKELFEYCDLIDNRGEYDKEVTPILADFKERGGCLKSLLKSNMSEFLYYIAVQANVFTENKLIFIDDVLELDEDLEVLNFNLYKLYYIDYIKEFPIPFKIFIENDLFHKEFLEKKNLKGYTSKLFEIYRNTGNEYFKCDNDTDYDCERILSAYMDNLSENIITFKRDFPSGNYKVDADDDEIEKVLDMLINCKSISDLHENLIASAKQWIGYAIDGDEKYVDFYKELSQKRPDVVAAILMDQNNVVQISDGVFQKSEEPPEKESLDDLLDELNGLVGLEAVKKEVNSLINLVKIRKIREERGISQPPMSLHLVFSGNPGTGKTTVARLLSKIYAELGILSKGHLIETDRSGLVGGYLGQTAIKTQEVIQSAMGGILFIDEAYALAPKRQDDAYGQEAIDTILKAMEDHRDDLIVIVAGYPGLMDNFIHSNPGLESRFNKYIFFEDYNPEELHGIFLSMCENSSLKLDDTADKYLKGLCEDLYETRGDNFANAREIRNIFERVLTAQANRLSCDIDISDDELMTIVIDDFKQD
- a CDS encoding cation diffusion facilitator family transporter, translated to MERQSKIIKTSVIGIIVNLILVAFKATVGILVNSIAITLDAVNNLTDALSSIITIIGTKLAGKAPDKEHPYGYGRIEYFSSVIIAVIVLWAGITALQESWPKIFTPDVTSYTTVSLIIIAVAVAVKFVLGRYVKGVGEEINSQALVASGSDAFFDAILSLSTLIAAIVSIFYNIHLEGILGVIISFVIIKASIDMLKETLDSMIGARVDSELSQKIKKSIEEVDGVYGAYDLSLHNYGPEDMQGSVHVEVDDDLTAREIHKLTREITFKIYKEFSIALTVGIYARNDKYDYIRKDLDEIVSQYEEVLQIHGFYVYEDEKLVSFDIIVDFDADRKRVKDEILEKIRQMHPEFNYIIIDDYDVSD
- a CDS encoding ketopantoate reductase family protein, which translates into the protein MNILIIGSGSVGIGLGTSLLSQNANVSFLASEKTAEAMRKNGVERTGLFKHYSFKPEDFTVYDSYTQIKENSFDFVLVSSKTTANDDISRKLDENRHILKDNFTILICQNGFGNDEPFLRFFKTSEVYCARIITGFTRPKRNVSEVTVYTEPILLGTLQNEDINHLQPIADMITASGINCELTQDLDKYLWAKMLYNCTLNPLGAILDVTYGKLTENEYSKALMDSIIEEIFSVIEASPYTTLWDSADDYKKVFYSKLVPDTYNHYSSTHQDIKRKIRTEIDTLNGKVIDLAEKYDVDVETNRIIYKLIKAIESEF